In Carcharodon carcharias isolate sCarCar2 chromosome 22, sCarCar2.pri, whole genome shotgun sequence, the following are encoded in one genomic region:
- the zgc:174863 gene encoding programmed cell death 1 ligand 2: MNCILEMGSYHTVTFLYVILYTRTTFAERFLTFNCVHSVTGIFDKDTELPCSFTTTNKQFSLYELSINKDGNRTDVFSKNKNISGAQGRIKLLHPNSTDVSLLIQKTKLSDGGTYQYDLLSNSGHQIQTITLKVKAPYCLPNVTAFPTTTPMGTTNLICETTGYPLAQIHWFIDGASNLTSEANTSSAKTLQGLLKITSMLQIKEVNISKGNYSCAVWNVEENVYEVQQYFQILDKHRNTHQQRAEERKKNILIAVFVIFPVCFIAFVILALLQCSRRRHPAVRI, translated from the exons ATGAACTGCATTCTGGAAATGGGCTCATACCATACAGTGACTTTCCTTTATGTCATCTTATACACAAGAACAACCTTTGCAGAAA GATTCCTGACTTTTAATTGTGTCCATTCAGTGACAGGAATATTTGATAAAGACACAGAATTGCCGTGCAGTTTCACTACAACTAATAAACAATTTTCATTATATGAACTGAGTATAAATAAAGATGGAAATAGAACAGATGTCtttagcaaaaataaaaatatcagtGGAGCTCAGGGTCGAATTAAATTGCTTCATCCAAATTCAACGGATGTCTCATTGCTAATCCAGAAAACAAAATTGTCAGATGGTGGAACATATCAATATGATTTGCTATCAAATTCTGGTCATCAAATTCAAACCATCACTCTGAAGGTTAAAG CTCCATACTGTTTACCAAATGTGACTGCAttcccaacaaccacaccaatGGGAACAACAAATCTCATTTGTGAAACGACTGGATACCCACTGGCTCAGATTCACTGGTTCATCGACGGAGCAAGCAATCTCACATCCGAGGCTAATACTAGCAGTGCAAAAACCTTGCAAGGATTGTTGAAGATTACCAGCATGCTTCAAATCAAAGAAGTTAATATTTCCAAAGGCAATTATTCTTGTGCTGTGTGGAACGTGGAAGAAAATGTATACGAGGTGCAGCAATATTTTCAAA TCTTGGATAAGCACCGTAATACTCATCAGCAACGAGCagaggaaaggaagaaaaatatTCTCATAGCTGTATTTGTGATTTTTCCAGTATGTTTTATAGCATTTGTAATCTTGGCACTTTTGCAGTGCAGCAGAAGACGGCATCCAG CAGTTAGAATATAA